From the genome of Prionailurus bengalensis isolate Pbe53 chromosome D1, Fcat_Pben_1.1_paternal_pri, whole genome shotgun sequence:
GATGGTGACAGCCGTCAAGTGGGACccacaggtggagaaggccttgCGCCTCCCCTCTGCAGAACGGATGCGCAGAATCGtcgtgaaaatgaaaatgtaggagaTGAGAATGATGGCAAGAGAGCATGTGAGATTGAAACCAGCCACCACAAACATGGCAGTTTCTTTGACATACGTATCCGAGCACGCAAGGACTATGAGAGGTGGGTCCGCACAGTAGAAGTGGTTGATTTCATTGGGTCCACAGAAGGAGAGGCGAAGCATCAGGATGGTCTGTGCCAGGCCATTTGCAAAACCGTAAATATAGGGCGTAGCaacaagagagaggcagacacatcTGGACATCTTGCTACCGTACAGCAAGGGGTTGCAGATCGCCATGTAGCGGTCATAAGCCATCACCGTCAGCATATAATAATCCGTGATCACCAGGGCAATGAAAAAGTGGAATTGTAGAAGGCAACCAAGGAAGGAAATGGCTTTTCTCTTGGATAAGAAATGAACCAGCATCTGCGGAGCGACACTGGTAGCGTAACAGAGATCCACAAAGGAGAGATGgctgaggaagaagtacatgggcgtgTGAAGTTTTGAGTCACTTCGGATTAACAAAATCATGCTCACGTTGCCAACTACTGTGATAAGGTAGATGACCAGGAAGACCACAAAAAGGACAGGCTGCAACTCGGCTCGATCTGTCAGTCCCAGGAGGATAAACTCAGTCACTGCTGTGTAGTTTGTCTGTAACATTGTGTGTGCTCGGCTTCAAATGGGGActgaaagaaagcaaatagaGATGCATGTCTTTGGTCAAGCATCTGTTACCCCCATCATGTCATCTGATAGTTCTAGTCTGAAGCTTGTAAGTTTCACGTGCCGTAAAGGAATAGCCTAGTAAGCCCGCAGTTGACAGTTTAAACATCTACATTAGTAGAGAGCTCCTTTTATAAAGGCAGTCATATTCTAAATGCTTTTCTTCAAGTCTCTTCGTGTTGACAAGACTTAATCTTCTCTGCAAGATGTATTACGTTTGTTCACTTACAATTTCCTTAAACGTTGCTGTTTTGGGACACTGAAATCCATTGTTTGTCAATATAGTTTTGATGTGGAATATAAATCATCACCTTTTTTTTGCAGCTAGAAGGAATGACGCATATCCCTATAGAACTAGCTTTTGTCCTCTTGCCTCCCCGAACTCAAGATCTTTTCAAGCAGTTTGTTCCCTCATGCTGCAATTCATGTCCTTTCCCTAGGGTCTTCTCTACTCAGGTGGTCCCCTATCACCAAACCTTAGTGAACATGTAAGACTCAGCCTAGGATCTCCTTTGCTTTGGGTATCATTATCAAAACTTGGTTCATGAGGCATAAAGTCAATCATGTTTTtgatataaaaaaagatacatgtataatatgcaaaccatatatatatgtatatatatatatatgtataaaatatacacatacatatatcagTGATATCAAGTGTTTATTGGGTGAAAGATTAGACAAAGCAATAGGATTAAAAGTCCCCCTGGTATCCATGAGgagacaataatgaaaaaaaaaagttaacatatcCATGCCTTATAATAATTTTATGGTAACTCTACCTCATTTTAACTttcacataaaataagaaaaattatgtaaCATAAATTCTGA
Proteins encoded in this window:
- the LOC122483763 gene encoding olfactory receptor 1030-like, giving the protein MLQTNYTAVTEFILLGLTDRAELQPVLFVVFLVIYLITVVGNVSMILLIRSDSKLHTPMYFFLSHLSFVDLCYATSVAPQMLVHFLSKRKAISFLGCLLQFHFFIALVITDYYMLTVMAYDRYMAICNPLLYGSKMSRCVCLSLVATPYIYGFANGLAQTILMLRLSFCGPNEINHFYCADPPLIVLACSDTYVKETAMFVVAGFNLTCSLAIILISYIFIFTTILRIRSAEGRRKAFSTCGSHLTAVTIFYGTLFCMHLRPPSETSVEQGKIVAVFYIFVSPMLNPLIYSLRNKDVKQAIRKVVQKKLLIK